DNA from Tachysurus vachellii isolate PV-2020 chromosome 22, HZAU_Pvac_v1, whole genome shotgun sequence:
cctgaaaCATGCTGCTCTGTGCTAACTGACACAGCGAGTGTGTTATTATGAGGAAAAAGGTCTGCAGCTGGTCTGGTGTCAATGTCATGAAAGGGCCAGAGGTAATATAAAGACTGTCTCTGGTCTCGTCTCCAGTCGCAGGAGTTTAAAGCTCCTCCAAATCTGCTTGCAGTTTGTTCTGAGAGGAAAACTGACAAAACAGAGTTGAGGGTCAGTttgtacaaacacaaactacAAAACCACAGAAACCCCGGGCTTGGATTCCACAGCCGAAGTTCTCTCTGAAGTCCAAAAACGTCCAATTCAAATCGTTTAGCAGCAAAAGCTTCGGGAAGCtgaagagagaaatgaaactCACATGTTTTCTCTGAAGGACTCGTGGACTGAAGATACACTTGTCTTCACCAGCGTCAGcagcaacgtgtgtgtgtgtactgtcaCTGACCATGTGACTGCTGTCATGCAGAGAATGCCTTGCTAGTTGTTGTGTACAAGCTTCCACTCCATGTTAACCTTATTAGCATTAGCTAGTCAACACTCTCCTTTTCAGACGTCTAAATTTCAGATTACAGACGCTCACGTTCACACTTCACCACTGAAGCTCCATTAAACATGTCAGTTCTGAGAGTTTGACATGCGAGTGTAAAACCACCAGGTTATGGGGTTAAGTCCCTCTCTGCTCTAACACTACGAGAGCAGGCTGGAACATGAACGTCGTACCTCTGAAATCTGAAACGTGAAGACTCGGGTTTCATTTCCTCTGTTCAGCAGAGCGACGAGAGATCCAGTGCAGCACCTGTTGGATTCAGCGTTGAGCCGAAACACAGGATCAAAAACACAAGCTTGTGGAAAATCCATCAGGGTTTTATTAAAGCTCTCAGTGCGTCATCTTTAGTTACTTTAAAAAAAGGGACCTTCTATCTGGAAGGTGACTCTAACTTTCACCACAGGGTTTTAGGTTCAAATCCTTCGCGTCAGAGGCCTGAAACCGAATTTAGTGGACAGAATGAAAAACAGATGTGAAATAATAATCTCAGACGACGTACAGAACTCACACGCTTCCACGTTACAGACTAGCAGCTGGTTCTGTACAGCAACTGGAACCAACTCAGAGCTGGAGGAGTGAGGAAGAGCCGAATGGAACACTGACCACCACCACCTTTCCCttattgacacacacagacctcccctgtgtgtgtgtgtgtgtgtgtgtgtgttactgttacagaGACAGGCTGACGTTGTGATGACAGTCTGATGTaagaatgttttaaatgttttaactgTTGCAAagtgttgacactggagactccttccataaacgtgCCCTAAACCTCTGCTTGCACAAATCTGCACAATCATGTGCACATTAATGTAAAcctgtgttagtgtcagtgctgctgttggggagaattaatcaacacctgctGGCCAATCAGAACGCAGGATTAAAGCAGTGATGTATTCCGTATTATGTGTCTTTAGAAAATGACTCCATGTTTGTCTGTTACTGAAGAAGGTGTCATGTCTGAGTTGATTCCTTTGAATGAATCAGTCTAACTGATTCACAtctgtctgtaggtgtgtgtgtggtgtttgtgcagCGTTATGTTTATCACTTCTAGTACACTAAATCCTCAGAGCCCTGAATGGTGAATCTAAAACAAGCCGATAATGCGCTCAAGTTGAACctataaaggtgtgtgtgcgtgtgcgtgtgtgtgtgtgtgcatttgtgtgtgtttattctgcaCTCTGTGATCAGATGATTcctacaggagtgtgtgtctctctcacatgtTAGTAATAAGTTGTGAGCCTCGGCCCATAACAGGCATTCTAGAACATTCCCAACATTCTGCAGCACCAggaggcatgcacacacacacacacacacacacacacacacacacacacacacacacacaattagactAAATATGCTCCCAACTCAACTCGTCATGGCAACGTGATGGTTATACCCTGTTCCAgacctgatgtgtgtgtaagagtggaGTCTGgagagcagctgtgtgtgtgtgtgtgtgtgcgtgcctgctCTGTGTTAACCCGAATTTGCATTGTGGGTGTATTAGCTGCATTACTGCTGACATGCATAGCGCACATTACTGTAACAGCACTCATTACTGACTAATAATcccaattaaacacacacacacaaacacacacacacacacacacacacaaacacacacacacacacacacaaacacaaacacacacacttaccttcATCGTCCAGCTGCAGTATTTATCCTTCATATCACTCCCTCCatcattctgtttctttttctcctctggCCATCTTTCATTTAACTTTttctatctcactctctgtctgtctcactctgtctgtctgtctgtctcactctctgtctgtctgtctcactctttgtctctctgtctgtctcactctgtctgtctgtctcactctctgtctgtctgtctcactctcggtctgtctgtctgtctcactctctgtttgtctgtctgtctcactctcggtttgtctgtctgtctcactctcagtctgtctgtctcactctcagtctgtctgtctcactctcagtctgtctgtctgtctcactctccgcctgtctgtctgtctcactctccgtctgtctgtctgtctaactctcggtctgtctgtctgtctgtctcactctctgtcccTCAGGACTGCAGGTGTTGATCCTGGCTTCCATTTCCCAAACAGCAGGAGCTGAACAGCTCTccttactcattaacacacacacacacacacacacacacacacacacacacacacacacacactgttacatgcataaaatcacacacacagcgggGTCAAAAAGTCAAACACACTTTCTTGTTGAGTTCTTTCAACTTTATTAAAGAttctgtctcacatacacacacacagtcacagccGAAGAGGAGACAGGTCTCATCTACTGATCctgatagagagtgagagagggagagagagagagagagagagagagagggagagagagagagagagagagagagagagagggggagagagagagagagggagagagagggagagagatcaaaaaacatttttagtttaataaagACAGTAAATTGTGGAagcatgtaaataaaatctgtgtgtgcctgggcaagtgtgtgcatgcgtgtgtatgttcatgtgtTAGTgcatgcatctgtgtgtgtgagaacgcatatgtgtgtgtgtatgtgcgtgtgtgtgtgtatgtgcgtgtgtgtgtgtgcgcatgtgtgtgtgttcgtttgttagtgcatgcatttgtgtgtgtgtgtgtgcgcgtgtgcatgtgtgtgtgcgcaagtgtgtatgtgtgtgcatttgtgtgtgtgtgcatgtgcatttgtgtgtgagtccgtgtgtgtgtgcatttgtgtgtgtgtgtgtgcgtgtgtgagtttgtgcgcatttgtgtgtgtgtgcatttgtgtgtgtgtatgtgtgtgtgcatttgtgtgtgtgcatttgtgtgtgtatgtgtgtgtgcatttgtgtgtgtatgtgtgtgtgcatttgtgtgtgtgtgtgtattaccttAATGACGTGTCCATGAAGCAGGTACGGTGATCTGAAGTCATGTTGGCAGTTGGAACACGCCATACCAATCCCCATTCCTGCTCCAAAGGCTATGGGCCATGTACGTCctgcgtgcgcacacacacatatacacacacaaacacatacacacacacacacacacatacacacacacacacacacacacacacatacacacacacacacacacacacacacatacacacacacgcacacgcacacacacacacacacatacacacgcgcacgcacacacgcgcgcgcgcaaacacgcgcacacacacatatacacacacaaacacatacacacacacacacatacacacacacacacacaccacatacacacacacgcacacacacacgcacacacacacgcacacacacacacacacgcacacacacacatacacataaccACACATAAAGATTCATTACATAAGAGCACACTGCAGTTTTGTCTCTCTAAAGTGTTggtagattgtgtgtgtgtgtgtgtgtgtgtgtgcgtgtgtgtgcatgcgtgtgtgtgtgtgtgtgcgtgcgtgtgtgtgcatgcgtgtgtgtgcatgcgtgtgtgtgcatgcgtgtgtgtgcgtgcgtgtgtgtgtgtgtgtgcgtgcgtgtgcgtgcgtgtgcatgcgtgtgtgtgcatgcgtgtgtgtgcgtgtgtgccagAAGTATAACTCACTTTTGAAGAGCAGTATAGAGAACACTGCTCCAAAACCGAGCCCTgttactgaaagagagagaaggattagacacacacacacatgcacacacgcacacacacacgcacacacacacgcacacacacacgcacacacacacacacacccacacgcagacacacacgcacacgcacacacacacgcacacgcacacacacacgcacacacacacgcgcacacacacacgcacacacacacgcacacacacacacacacacgcacacacacacgcacgaacacacacacactctctcttacacacacacgcacacacacgcacacactctctcttacacacacatgcacacacacacacgcacacacacaggccccaGGCTTCCTGCTTAGGTGCGTCTCTTCTGGCAAGGTATAGGGCACCCTGATGTGACCTGTAACCTCTGAACTCCTGAATAACACCTGTTAACCAGTTGCGGATGGAGCAGGAGGGgcgagagaggggggggggggatttaaCAAccctcttaaaaaaaataaagacttaaaaTGGAGTGAGTTTGttatacttctctctctctctctctttctctctctcagttcaatTCATCAGTTCTTTATTGGCCTTAATGTCAGAagttacataacacacacatacacacacacacacacacacacacacacacacacacacacacagtgtaaacacagctaaaggaacacacacagtgaactaTTAACTCAGTTTATATGAAACCTGATATAAACAGAGGAATAAAGACAAACGAGTGTCTCTATCTTCCtaatccatctctctctctctctctctctctctctcagcaggaTGGAGTCAGACCCTGCACTCAGTCTCTCcactctgttttattttttctgtaatggGGAGAATTAGCCGTTACACAACTGCCTCAAACACACCGCAAAAACACCAAACAACATTCcaccctcctctctctttcccactaactctccctctctctttcccactaactctccctctttctttcccattaactctctccctttctctccccctctctcatccctctctctctctccctctttctctccccctctctcatccctctctctctccctctttctctccccctctctctccctccctctttccccCTGCATTTTCTCTCCAATCAAAACTTTGAGAGTTCAACAATTCACTTTGGCTGAACTAACTTACCTCCCCCCCATCCCCCTCTCTTTCcatcttcatctttctcttctcttttcctgtCTCCATCTCTGTTCCTTGTCCTCCCTCTTTCCCCTTCtcacattttctttctattaccctgtttcactctcactctctctctctctctctgtataatCACAGGAGCTGTGTGTTGACATGATGCTACTAACATCAACATCACTGCACTCTGACCCCTTCTCTCATgttgcttggtgtgtgtgtgtgtgtgtgtgtgtgtgtgtgtgtgagagagagaaagagagtcagTGTTTCTCTGAGTTCCTCAGAGAGGCGTGCTGTGTGGAGTCACGCACATTGTCTGATGTTTTACGGCGTGTTGTATAGGAGCACAGAGGGGGATCAGTTCCATTAAAGccacatgtgtgtttgtaggtcTCCCAGCACTCGCTCTGCAGCACTAAATCTCACTACGAGGTCAGCTGATGTCTTACATGAACTGAAAACGGCAAAAGAAAACCAATCACAGGCAGAGAAACTGGTGAcagttatttcttttaaaagtgtgtgtttctctcctcctcttcacaCACAGGCTGCATCCTGACCCTCGCTCACCACATGTTCACAAGCTTCTATACAGGAGCTACAACGTTAGGGTAACTAACCAGTAAAGGAAGCCTATGGCCACCAGTTTAGCATCACACTAATTCCTTATGTGTAATATCCTCATTAATACCATGTGGTATATTTCAGCATCTCATAACATGGTGCATTTCTTATCTTCATGCGAATCACATCCAGTCCCACCTTCAGACTCTAGGCCACGCCTCTAACTGGGTCTGTTCAGTGTATAATCTCTGTAAGCCTACAGTCAGAGTGACTGATGGAAATATTTCCCCCAGTTGTCTAAATGGAGCTGGAGCTCACGGGGAGAACGGAGCCAGGACACGGGATGAGGCGAGACGAACTGAACAACTCCGGCGACTTGCTGCACTGTTAATCTTCCCCCTGATCCTGGAAACAATCTGACAGCCACAGAGTTCCTGCCAAGCAGATGAACTTCTACATAACCTTCTgatgaaaaaataattcaattcacaCATTCTGGAAATTCCAGGAACAGACAAGATTTTAAACATTAGACTCCTCCAGGACTCTCTGAGCACCAACTGCTACATCATAaagtcagcagtgtgtgttagacGCCTCGTAAAGCAGCCGGAAGGATTTAACACAACAAAGCAACTAAtaaacactctgtgtgtgtgtgtgtgtggttctacCAACccaaatgtaattataaacagataaacatacACCCTGACTgggtttaataattaaatgactGTAACTGTTGGTGGGCTGCAGTGACATGCTCTTGTTCCCCCAAACTGATACATGCATAAGATCATGATGAATATTCAAAATGCTCTCTGACGTCATCTGGCGACTGCTAGTTACGTGTGATCCTGTGTGTAATCaccttttttattgtatatacacttgtttttttttggattgatgTGGAACATTTGTTTGAATCATTATGTGggacaaaaattaatatacagaaaaaagat
Protein-coding regions in this window:
- the LOC132838103 gene encoding MICOS complex subunit MIC10-like isoform X2 translates to MAEERGRKWDRCLADSAVKFVTGLGFGAVFSILLFKRRTWPIAFGAGMGIGMACSNCQHDFRSPYLLHGHVIKDQ
- the LOC132838103 gene encoding uncharacterized protein LOC132838103 isoform X1, whose product is MAEERGRKWDRCLADSAVKFEGYVEVHLLGRNSVAVRLFPGSGGRLTVQQVAGVVQFVSPHPVSWLRSPRELQLHLDNWGKYFHQSL